Proteins from one Gossypium raimondii isolate GPD5lz chromosome 8, ASM2569854v1, whole genome shotgun sequence genomic window:
- the LOC105791824 gene encoding protein MODIFYING WALL LIGNIN-2 isoform X2 — protein MGKHPLGCVLMFSVLASLGLVSFAACLVAEAKRSKVDLKLDGKMCFLPRKSDAFELGVAASVSLCTAQIIGNVLLCASYWWRANTRKPTKPTLTAILLAISWISFGVAAILISAATSMSRAQPYGEGWLDGECYLVRDGVYLSSGVLSLLAVFTLIGAASITITNNQVLDQAHKINA, from the exons ATGGGAAAACATCCACTTGGTTGCGTCTTAATGTTCTCTGTCCTTGCCTCCCTCGGCCTTGTCTCCTTCGCCGCATGTCTGGTTGCTGAGGCAAAGAGATCCAag GTTGATTTGAAGTTGGATGGAAAGATGTGTTTCTTGCCTAGAAAGAGTGATGCCTTTGAACTGGGTGTGGCTGCATCGGTCTCTCTCTGCACCGCTCAAATCATAGGGAACGTACTACTCTGTGCAAGTTACTGGTGGAGAGCAAACACAAGAAAGCCTACAAAACCAACTCTTACTGCAATTTTGCTGGCGATTTCCTG GATCAGCTTTGGAGTTGCAGCAATCCTAATAAGTGCAGCGACGAGCATGAGCAGAGCACAACCCTACGGAGAAGGATGGTTGGACGGTGAATGTTACCTAGTCAGAGACGGAGTGTACTTAAGCTCCGGGGTCTTAAGTCTACTTGCCGTCTTCACCTTGATTGGAGCTGCCTCCATCACGATTACAAACAATCAAGTACTTGACCAAGCCcacaaaatcaatgcatga
- the LOC105791824 gene encoding protein MODIFYING WALL LIGNIN-2 isoform X1 produces MGKHPLGCVLMFSVLASLGLVSFAACLVAEAKRSKKVDLKLDGKMCFLPRKSDAFELGVAASVSLCTAQIIGNVLLCASYWWRANTRKPTKPTLTAILLAISWISFGVAAILISAATSMSRAQPYGEGWLDGECYLVRDGVYLSSGVLSLLAVFTLIGAASITITNNQVLDQAHKINA; encoded by the exons ATGGGAAAACATCCACTTGGTTGCGTCTTAATGTTCTCTGTCCTTGCCTCCCTCGGCCTTGTCTCCTTCGCCGCATGTCTGGTTGCTGAGGCAAAGAGATCCAag AAGGTTGATTTGAAGTTGGATGGAAAGATGTGTTTCTTGCCTAGAAAGAGTGATGCCTTTGAACTGGGTGTGGCTGCATCGGTCTCTCTCTGCACCGCTCAAATCATAGGGAACGTACTACTCTGTGCAAGTTACTGGTGGAGAGCAAACACAAGAAAGCCTACAAAACCAACTCTTACTGCAATTTTGCTGGCGATTTCCTG GATCAGCTTTGGAGTTGCAGCAATCCTAATAAGTGCAGCGACGAGCATGAGCAGAGCACAACCCTACGGAGAAGGATGGTTGGACGGTGAATGTTACCTAGTCAGAGACGGAGTGTACTTAAGCTCCGGGGTCTTAAGTCTACTTGCCGTCTTCACCTTGATTGGAGCTGCCTCCATCACGATTACAAACAATCAAGTACTTGACCAAGCCcacaaaatcaatgcatga